The Malus domestica chromosome 06, GDT2T_hap1 genome has a segment encoding these proteins:
- the LOC139196865 gene encoding late embryogenesis abundant protein At1g64065-like, which yields MAEKTNQAYPLAPANGYQRGDAESLQSADELKRKKRIKLAIYVGVFIVFQIIVITVISLTVMKVKTPKVRLGNINVQELNSVPATPSFDTKFTTQIKVKNTNWGPYKFDASTVTFLYQGAAVGQVVIPKSKAGMLSTKKMNVDVSLSSSALSGSNLGSELSSGVLTLNSAAKLTGKVELMLIMKKKKSSTMDCTIAFDLSSKTLKSLQCK from the coding sequence atggCTGAGAAAACCAACCAGGCCTATCCCTTGGCACCGGCAAATGGTTACCAGAGAGGTGATGCAGAGTCTTTGCAATCAGCCGATGAGCTCAAACGCAAGAAGAGAATCAAGTTGGCCATTTATGTCGGTGTTTTCATTGTGTTTCAGATCATTGTCATAACTGTGATCAGTCTCACTGTCATGAAAGTTAAGACCCCTAAGGTCAGGCTAGGCAACATCAACGTCCAAGAACTCAACTCCGTCCCAGCAACGCCTTCATTCGACACAAAATTCACAACCCAAATCAAGgtgaaaaacacaaactggggtCCTTACAAGTTTGATGCAAGCACTGTCACGTTTCTGTACCAAGGCGCGGCTGTTGGGCAAGTAGTTATTCCAAAGAGCAAGGCTGGAATGCTTTCCACCAAAAAAATGAACGTGGATGTGAGCTTGAGTTCGAGTGCATTAAGCGGTTCCAATCTTGGCAGTGAATTGAGCAGCGGGGTGTTGACTCTCAACAGCGCGGCTAAGTTGACAGGAAAGGTTGAACTTATGTTgataatgaagaagaagaaatcttcCACCATGGATTGTACCATTGCATTTGATTTGTCATCAAAGACGCTCAAAAGTTTGCAGTGCAAGTGA
- the LOC103445654 gene encoding late embryogenesis abundant protein At1g64065-like: MAEKTNQAYPLAPANGYQRSDAESLQSTDELKRKKRIKLAIYVGVFIVFQIIIITVISLTVMKVKTPKVRLGNIDVQELNSVPATPSFDTKFTTQIKVKNTNSGPYKFDANTVTFLYQGAAVGQVVFPKTMAGMLSTKKMNVEVSLSSSALSGSNLGSELSSGVLTLNSAAKVTGKVELMLIMKKKKSSTMDCTIAFDLSAKTLKSLQCK; encoded by the coding sequence atggCTGAGAAAACCAACCAGGCCTATCCCTTGGCACCGGCAAATGGTTACCAGAGAAGTGATGCAGAGTCTTTGCAATCAACCGATGAGCTCAAACGCAAGAAGAGAATCAAGTTGGCCATTTATGTCGGTGTTTTCATTGTGTTTCAGATTATTATCATAACTGTGATCAGTCTCACTGTCATGAAAGTTAAGACCCCTAAGGTCAGGCTAGGCAACATCGACGTCCAAGAACTCAATTCCGTCCCGGCGACACCTTCATTCGACACAAAATTCACAACCCAAATCAAGGTGAAAAACACAAACTCGGGTCCTTACAAGTTTGATGCTAACACTGTCACGTTTTTGTACCAAGGCGCGGCTGTTGGGCAAGTAGTTTTTCCAAAGACTATGGCTGGAATGCTTTCCACCAAAAAAATGAATGTCGAGGTGAGCTTGAGTTCGAGTGCATTAAGCGGTTCCAATCTTGGCAGTGAATTGAGCAGCGGGGTATTGACCCTCAACAGTGCGGCTAAGGTGACTGGAAAGGTTGAACTGATGCTtataatgaagaagaagaagtcttcCACCATGGACTGCACCATTGCATTTGATCTGTCAGCCAAGACGCTCAAAAGTTTGCAATGCAAGTGA
- the LOC114825464 gene encoding late embryogenesis abundant protein At1g64065-like, giving the protein MADKTQQVYPSVPATNGYQRSDAESLQSADELKRKKRIKLAIYVAIFIVFQIIVITVISLTVMKVKTPKVRLGNINIQELNSFPATPSFDTKFTTQIKIKNTNWGPYKFDASTVTFLYQGAAVGQVVIPKSKAGMLSTKKVNVEVSLNSNALTGSNLGNELSSGVLTLNSTASLTGKVELMLIMKKKKASTMDCSIAFDLSSKTLKSLECK; this is encoded by the coding sequence ATGGCTGATAAGACCCAACAGGTTTATCCTTCAGTCCCCGCAACCAATGGTTACCAAAGAAGTGATGCTGAGTCTTTGCAATCAGCTGACGAGCTCAAACGCAAGAAGAGAATCAAGTTAGCCATTTATGTTGCAATTTTCATTGTATTTCAAATTATTGTCATAACCGTGATTAGTCTTACTGTTATGAAAGTTAAGACCCCGAAGGTCAGGCTAGGCAACATCAACATCCAAGAACTCAACTCCTTCCCGGCAACACCTTCATTCGACACGAAATTCACAACCCAAATCAAGATCAAGAACACAAACTGGGGTCCTTACAAGTTTGATGCTAGCACTGTCACGTTTTTGTACCAAGGAGCTGCTGTCGGACAAGTGGTTATTCCGAAGAGCAAGGCTGGAATGCTTTCCACCAAAAAAGTGAACGTCGAGGTGAGCTTGAATTCGAATGCACTGACGGGTTCCAATCTTGGGAATGAATTGAGCTCCGGGGTGTTAACTCTCAATAGCACGGCTAGTTTGACCGGAAAGGTTGAATTGATGTTaataatgaaaaagaagaaggctTCCACCATGGACTGCTCCATTGCATTCGATCTGTCATCGAAGACGCTCAAAAGTTTAGAGTGCAAGTGA
- the LOC103426355 gene encoding late embryogenesis abundant protein At1g64065-like, giving the protein MAEKTNQAYPLAPANGYQRGDAESLQSADELKRKKRIKLAIYVGVFIVFQIIVITVISLTVMKVKTPKVRLGNINVQELNSVPATPSFDTKFTTQIKVKNTNWGPYKFDASTVTFLYQGAAVGQVVIPKSKAGMLSTKKMNADVSLSSSALSGSNLGSELSSGVLTLNSAAKLTGKVELMLIMKKKKSSTMDCTIAFDLSSKTLKSLQCK; this is encoded by the coding sequence atggCTGAGAAAACCAACCAGGCCTATCCCTTGGCACCGGCAAATGGTTACCAGAGAGGTGATGCAGAGTCTTTGCAATCAGCCGATGAGCTCAAACGCAAGAAGAGAATCAAGTTGGCCATTTATGTCGGTGTTTTCATTGTATTTCAGATCATTGTCATAACTGTGATCAGTCTCACTGTCATGAAAGTTAAGACCCCTAAGGTCAGGCTAGGCAACATCAACGTCCAAGAACTCAACTCCGTCCCGGCAACGCCTTCATTCGACACAAAATTCACAACCCAAATCAAGgtgaaaaacacaaactggggtCCTTACAAGTTTGATGCAAGCACTGTCACGTTTCTGTACCAAGGCGCGGCTGTTGGGCAAGTAGTTATTCCAAAGAGCAAGGCTGGAATGCTTTCCACCAAAAAAATGAACGCGGATGTGAGCTTGAGTTCGAGTGCATTAAGCGGTTCCAATCTTGGCAGTGAATTGAGCAGCGGGGTGTTGACTCTCAACAGCGCGGCTAAGTTGACAGGAAAGGTTGAACTTATGTTgataatgaagaagaagaaatcttcCACCATGGATTGTACCATTGCATTTGATTTGTCATCAAAGACGCTCAAAAGTTTGCAGTGCAAGTGA